A genomic segment from Fusarium keratoplasticum isolate Fu6.1 chromosome 10, whole genome shotgun sequence encodes:
- a CDS encoding FAD-binding FR-type domain-containing protein has translation MPFKIPLSYRRVLSLYQSSTIRPAKSFVVAMSTNRTTHLERTAQEPRDESLLPVKLSKIEQANEAIRSFRLLLPRPVKFSAGQWLDTYVPGVDKPGGFTITSRPSNASSADEPYFDLAVQASPENPPAAWLWQPPSEILGSTLQVRVGGSFVFPPQDVPMGGIRRVVFVAGGVGINPLVSMIGHIADGGHDVDVRVLYASKVPKGGLKEVIFLERIAGWFAQGKLRGDLKVFATGGVTEGANSTGFEVLTRRFNVEDIRKAVGDRTDEGLVYVCGPQGMTDELVEGLTGEGGLEKRRVLVEKWW, from the exons ATGCCTTTTAAGATACCGCTGTCGTATAGACGAGTGCTTTCTTTGTATCAAAGTTCAACGATTCGCCCAGCCAAGTCCTTCGTGGTAGCCATGTCGACCAACCGGACTACTCATCTCGAGCGAACGGCCCAAGAGCCTCGCGATGAG AGCCTTCTGCCTGTGAAACTCAGTAAGATAGAGCAGGCCAATGAGGCAATCCGGTCGTTCCGTCTACTACTCCCTCGACCGGTCAAG TTCTCTGCCGGCCAGTGGCTCGACACATACGTCCCCGGCGTCGACAAGCCAGGTGGCTTCACCATCACGTCCCGGCCATCAAACGCCTCCTCCGCAGACGAGCCGTACTTTGACCTTGCTGTGCAGGCGTCTCCCGAGAACCCGCCCGCCGCATGGCTGTGGCAGCCGCCATCTGAAATCCTAGGCTCGACGCTCCAGGTTAGGGTTGGGGGGAGCTTTGTCTTTCCACCGCAGGATGTGCCGATGGGTGGGATACGTCGTGTAGTGTTTGTTGCCGGGGGTGTTGGCATTAACCCGCTTGTTAGCATGATAGGACATATCGCTGATGGAGGACATGATGTTGATGTGAGGGTTCTGTATGCTAGCAAGGTGCCTAAAGGAGGACTCAAGGAGGTTATCTTCTTGGAGAGGATTGCGGGCTGGTTTGCTCAAGGGAAGCTTAGGGGTGATCTAAAGGTCTTTGCAACGGGAGGAGTGACCGAGGGAGCGAACAGCACTGGGTTTGAGGTGTTGACAAGACGGTTTAATGTTGAAGATATTAGAAAGGCGGTGGGAGACAGAACGGATGAGGGACTGGTGTATGTGTGTGGACCTCAGGGAATGAcggatgagcttgttgaaggCCTCACAGGAGAGGGAGGACTTGAAAAGAGACGAGTCCTGGTTGAGAAATGGTGGTAG
- a CDS encoding Alpha-1,2-Mannosidase yields the protein MVGPLRRGRLWLGVACVWILCFWYLSNSGSFTLFGDEDPLQGKGPNAWTRRPAKYPIATEKLATLPKGDANVKIPQIQAVPPTENAVAKELRLTRLAAVKKSFEHSWSGYSNYAWMHDEVTPLTGKSKDPFGGWAATLVDSLDTLWIMDMKDEFTKAVAAADGIDFTKSSMNTINIFETTIRYLGGFLSAYELSGRTHATLLKKAIEVGNLIMCAFDTPNHMPVTRWEWKKAAYGQQQSASREALVSELGSLSLELTKLSQLTNDMRYYDAVKRIGDQFESTQLNTRLPGMWPVVIDAYTPAFHAGTDFTLGGMSDSLYEYLPKQYLLLNGQVDQPRRLYESFIPVAIKHLFRRALTPWEKPIIISGDYQVTDLPGEQPKYSSVPRGQHLTCFAGGMVAMASRIFNRPADLEIATQLTEGCVWSYHATQTGLGPEIFHFIPCGNADTPATNDCVWSEERWLKAVEEQHASEFNPPPMRASEWKKPTVEDIVKKHNIPKGMTGVTDGRYILRPEAIESIFIMYRITGDSSWMDKAWTMFETIEKVTRTDIAASAVDDVTKTEPVKMDSMESFWLAETLKYFYLIFSEFDVISLDKWVLNTEAHPLSRPDVHIDKTAQPLGRSPQDEFPYGADVPALRAIPPRLDRTRTYFVFLPGAVKQFIRNVRAAKTIADERAVIQKESAAIRASFREESHDHNIRRNNVAKLLYLFTLGERTHFGQIECLKLLASPRFADKRLGHLATSLLLDENQEVLTLVTNSLKNDLGHSNQYVVGLALCTLGNIASIEMSRDLFPEIENLISTSNPYIRRKAALCAMRICRKVPDLQEHFLEKATQLLADRNHGVLLCGLTLVTSLCEADEEEGGEEGIVEKFRSFVPGLVRTLKGLATSGYAPEHDVTGITDPFLQVKILHLLRVLAVGDAETSEQINDILAQVATNTESSKNVGNSILYEAVRTILDIEADSGLRVLGVNILGKFLTNRDNNIRYVALNTLIKVVAIEPNAVQRHRNTILECLRDPDISIRRRALDLSFTLINETNVRVLIRELLAFLEVADNEFKPTMTSQIGIAADKFAPNKRWHFDTMLRVLSLAGNYVKEQILSSFVRLVATTPELQTYAVQKLYINLKKDITQESLTQAGAWCIGEYADVLLKGGQYEEEELVQEVKEHEVVDLFSLILNSAYATQVSTEYIVTALMKLTTRFSDAAQIEKIRRLLQYHQTSLDVEIQQRVVEYNNLFSFDQIRRGVLEKMPIPQIKEESRVLGPAPTKKKAANRKSRVIKPTEQDLLDIMDAPAATPSNAPSTTNTDLLADILGGTTSPPPSSTSPPPQQSNVSSIMDLFGSAPGSSTASPAPPASSSFDLMSAVPSSTPQPQAPAAPAGIPCYDNNDLNVTFQIQRNAEGLIQATAKFRNTSGAASLSNVSLQAAVPKSQKLQLLSISSSDIGPGAEASQMMRVSGSKGPLRLRLRIGYTHPAAGQVMEQVNWTEPA from the exons ATGGTCGGCCCTCTGCGTCGTGGGCGCCTCTGGCTTGGTGTCGCGTGCGTCTGGATCCTGTGCTTTTGGTACCTGTCAAACTCGGGCTCCTTTACTCTATTCGGCGATGAAGATCCTCTCCAGGGCAAAGGTCCCAATGCCTGGACGCGACGGCCTGCAAAGTATCCCATCGCGACCGAGAAGCTGGCCACATTACCCAAGGGCGACGCCAATGTCAAGATCCCCCAGATCCAAGCTGTCCCGCCCACCGAGAACGCCGTCGCCAAGGAGCTTCGACTGACCCGTCTGGCTGCTGTCAAGAAGAGCTTTGAGCACAGCTGGAGTGGCTACTCAAACTACGCGTGGATGCACGATGAAGTGACCCCTCTGACCGGCAAGTCAAAGGATCCTTTTGGTGGATGGGCTGCCACCCTGGTCGACTCTCTCGACACGCTATGGATCATGGACATGAAGGATGAGTTCACAAAGGCTGTCGCCGCAGCAGACGGAATTGACTTTACAAAGAGCTCGATGAATaccatcaacatctttgaGACTACTATTCGTTACCTGGGAGGTTTTCTCTCAGCTTATGAACTCAGTGGCAGGACTCATGCCACTctcttgaagaaggccatCGAGGTTGGCAACCTGATTATGTGCGCCTTTGATACTCCCAACCACATGCCCGTCACTCGATGGGAGTGGAAGAA GGCTGCGTATGGACAGCAGCAGTCAGCCTCACGGGAAGCTCTTGTTTCGGAGCTTGGCTCTCTGAGCCTGGAACTCACCAAACTATCTCAGCTCACCAACGACATGAGATATTACGATGCGGTGAAGCGAATTGGTGATCAGTTTGAGTCTACGCAGCTCAACACTCGTCTTCCCGGCATGTGGCCCGTCGTCATTGACGCTTACACGCCTGCCTTCCATGCGGGCACCGACTTCACCCTGGGAGGCATGTCAGACTCACTGTACGAGTATCTGCCCAAGCAgtatctcctcctcaacggcCAAGTTGACCAGCCGCGGCGACTATATGAGAGCTTCATTCCCGTCGCCATTAAGCATCTGTTCAGGAGGGCACTGACGCCTTGGGAGAAGCCTATCATCATCTCGGGTGACTACCAGGTTACAGATCTGCCTGGCGAACAGCCCAAGTATAGCTCAGTCCCCCGAGGCCAGCACCTGACCTGTTTTGCTGGAGGCATGGTGGCAATGGCTAGTCGTATCTTTAACCGCCCAGCCGATCTCGAGATTGCCACTCAGCTCACAGAAGGCTGCGTCTGGTCTTACCATGCTACGCAGACTGGACTTGGCCCTGAAATCTTCCACTTTATCCCATGCGGAAATGCCGATACACCAGCGACCAACGACTGTGTCTGGAGTGAGGAGAGATGGCTCAAGGCCGTTGAGGAGCAACATGCCTCTGAATTCAACCCCCCACCGATGAGAGCATCAGAGTGGAAGAAGCCTACCGTCGAGGATAtcgtcaagaagcacaaCATCCCCAAGGGAATGACGGGGGTGACTGACGGGCGATACATCCTCAGACCGGAGGCGATCgagtccatcttcatcatgtaCCGAATTACCGGTGACTCGAGCTGGATGGACAAGGCGTGGACCATGTTCGAGACGATTGAGAAGGTCACGCGAACAGATATTGCGGCATCGGCGGTGGACGATGTGACCAAGACGGAACCGGTCAAGATGGACAGCATGGAGAGTTTCTGGCTGGCCGAGACGCTCAAGTATTTCTACCTCATCTTTAGCGAGTTCGACGTAATCAGCCTGGACAAGTGGGTGCTGAACACGGAAGCACACCCGCTGAGCCGCCCAGATGTACA CATCGACAAGACGGCCCAACCGCTGGGTCGTTCTCCTCAAGATGAGTTCCCGTACGGCGCCGACGTCCCTGCTCTACGAGCCATCCCCCCGCGACTTGACCGGACAAGGACTTACTTTGTGTTTCTACCTGGCGCAGTGAAACAGTTCATTCGAAACGTGCGTGCGGCCAAGACCATTGCCGACGAGCGAGCTGTCATCCAGAAGGAGAGCGCTGCAATCCGCGCCAGCTTCAGAGAGGAGAGCCATGACCATAACATTCG TCGGAACAATGTCGCAAAGCTGCTCTACCTCTTCACCCTCGGAGAGCGAACCCACTTTGGACAGATCGAATGTCTGAAGCTCCTGGCCTCGCCTCGATTCGCCGATAAGCGCCTAGGACATCTTGCTACTAGTTTGCTGTTGGATGAGAACCAGGAGGTTCTGACGCTTGTCACCAACTCACTCAAGAA CGACCTCGGACACTCCAATCAATATGTTGTTGGCCTCGCGCTCTGCACGCTGGGAAACATTGCGTCGATCGAGATGTCGAGAGATCTCTTCCCCGAAATCGAAAACCTCATTTCCACCTCCAACCCATACATTCGAAGAAAGGCTGCCCTCTGCGCCATGAGGATATGTCGCAAGGTGCCGGATCTGCAGGAGCACTTCCTCGAGAAGGCGACGCAGCTTCTTGCGGATAGGAACCACGGTGTCCTGCTCTGCGGACTGACCCTGGTGACCAGCCTTTGCGAggcagacgaggaggagggcggagAGGAAGGAATCGTTGAGAAGTTCAGATCCTTTGTCCCTGGACTCGTCAGGACTCTCAAGGGCCTCGCGACTTCAGGCTACGCACCCGAGCATGATGTTACTGGCATTACGGATCCCTTCCTGCAGGTCAAGATTCTACACCTCCTGAGGGTTCTGGCTGTGGGCGATGCCGAGACCAGCGAGCAGATCAACGATATCTTAGCACAGGTCGCCACCAACACGGAATCATCCAAGAACGTCGGCAACTCAATTCTCTACGAAGCGGTCCGAaccatcctcgacatcgAGGCCGACTCTGGTCTGAGGGTACTGGGTGTCAACATCCTGGGCAAGTTCCTTACCAACCGCGACAACAACATCCGATACGTGGCCCTCAACACCCTGATCAAGGTGGTCGCCATCGAGCCCAATGCCGTGCAGAGGCACCGAAATACGATCCTGGAATGTTTGAGAGACCCCGATATCAGCATTCGACGCCGAGCCTTGGACCTGAGCTTTACCTTGATCAACGAGACCAATGTCCGAGTCCTAATCCGGGAGCTATTGGCCTTCCTTGAGGTTGCCGATAATGAGTTTAAGCCGACCATGACTAGCCAGATTGGCATTGCTGCTGACAAGTTTGCGCCCAACAAGCGATGGCACTTTGACACAATGCTTCGTGTCTTGTCGCTGGCCGGCAACTATGTCAAGGAGCAGATCCTCTCGTCGTTTGTCCGTCTGGTCGCCACTACCCCTGAGCTCCAGACTTATGCGGTGCAAAAACTGTacatcaacctcaagaaggacatTACCCAGGAGAGTCTGACACAGGCTGGCGCCTGGTGCATCGGCGAGTACGCGGATGTCCTCCTCAAGGGTGGACAGtatgaggaggaggagcttgttcaggaggtcaaggagcacGAGGTTGTCGACCTGTTCTCCCTGATTCTGAACAGCGCCTATGCCACGCAGGTCTCTACCGAGTACATTGTGACGGCCCTCATGAAGTTGACGACTCGATTCTCCGATGCCGCTCAGATTGAGAAGATTCGACGACTCTTGCAATATCACCAGACAAGTCTTGATGTTGAGATCCAGCAGCGAGTGGTTGAGTACAACAACCTCTTCAGCTTTGACCAGATCCGACGAGGTGTTCTCGAGAAGATGCCCATTccccagatcaaggaggagtcGCGAGTCCTTGGACCTGCGCCcacaaagaagaaggctgccaacCGGAAATCACGAGTCATTAAGCCGACGGAACAGGATCTCCTTGATATCATGGACGCGCCAGCTGCCACGCCGTCCAACGCCCCCTCGACGACCAACACTGATCTCCTGGCTGACATTCTTGGCGGCACcacctcccctcctccaagctcaacctcaccaccTCCCCAGCAATCCAATGTTTCATCCATTATGGATCTATTTGGTTCTGCTCCTGGATCTTCTACCGCGTCTCCCGCACCCCCTGCATCATCAAGCTTTGACCTCATGTCTGCTGTTCCTTCCTCGACCCCTCAGCCCCAGGCCCCGGCAGCGCCTGCTGGCATCCCCTGCTACGACAACAACGATCTCAACGTGACGTTCCAGATCCAGCGCAACGCCGAAGGTCTCATCCAGGCCACTGCCAAGTTCCGCAACACATCGGGCGCGGCTAGCCTGTCCAACGTGTCGCTGCAGGCTGCCGTTCCCAAGTCccagaagctgcagcttctgAGCATCTCTTCCTCGGACATTGGACCTGGAGCTGAAGCCTCCCAGATGATGAGGGTGTCTGGAAGCAAGGGG CCTCTGCGACTCCGTCTGAGGATCGGATATACACACCCTGCTGCCGGACAGGTCATGGAGCAGGTTAACTGGACAGAGCCTGCTTAG
- a CDS encoding calmodulin, which translates to MADSLTEEQVSEFKEAFSLFDKDGDGQITTKELGTVMRSLGQNPSESELQDMINEVDADNNGTIDFPEFLTMMARKMKDTDSEEEIREAFKVFDRDNNGFISAAELRHVMTSIGEKLTDDEVDEMIREADQDGDGRIDYNEFVQLMMQK; encoded by the exons ATG GCCGACTCCCTCACCGAAGAGCAGGTCTCTGAGTTCAAGGAGGCCTTCTCCCTGTTC GAcaaggatggcgatg GCCagatcaccaccaaggagctGGGCACCGTCATGCGCTCCCTCGGCCAGAACCCCTCCGAGTCTGAGCTTCAGGACATGATCAACGAGGTCGACGCCGACAACAACGGCACCATCGACTTCCCTG AGTTCCTTACCATGATGGCGCGCAAGATGAAGGACACTGActccgaggaggagatccgTGAGGCTTTCAAG GTCTTCGATCGTGATAACAACGGCTTCATTTCTGCTGCTGAGCTCCGACACGTTATGACCTCTATCGGCGAGAAGCTTaccgacgacgaggttgatgagatgatcCGGGAGGCTGACCAGGACGGTGATGGCCGAATCGACT ACAACGAGTTTGTCCAGCTCATGATGCAAAAATAA
- a CDS encoding Clathrin light chain: MADRFPSLEDFDSGAQTDIKDPSAEPSTDDFLAREKALLGDDADQFATNDDAAAFVDAEGDLLGSGGNEQSTFESQFPDLTQPDAGTGLAPGGTAVTGPSVSYNSGYQAYAEEEEEPEVIKEWRERRDAQIAKRVEQFAAQREETIKEAQQNIDDFYDNYNNKKEKGIAQTRKEAEEFLANQEDTVSGGTSWDRIAKLVDVSGKGTKGGASGSGKERFRELLVSLRKDEKAPGATGY; the protein is encoded by the exons ATGGCCGACCGATTCCCATCTCTCGAGGACTTTGATTCGGGGG CGCAAACCGATATCAAGGACCCATCCGCCGAGCCCTCGACTGATGACTTCCTCGCCCGCGAGAAGGCTCTTCTCGGAGACGATGCTGACCAGTTCGCGACCAACGATGACGCTGCTGCCTTTGTCGATGCCGAAGGCGATCTCCTCGGTTCCGGCGGCAATGAGCAGTCAACATTTGAGTCTCAGTTCCCTGACTTGACTCAGCCTGATGCG GGTACTGGACTTGCGCCCGGCGGAACCGCTGTCACCGGACCTTCTGTCAGCTACAACTCGGGATACCAAGCTTatgctgaggaagaggaggagcccgAGGTTATCAAGGAGTGGCGCGAACGCCGAGATGCCCAGATTGCGAAGCGTGTCGAACAATTTGCCGCTCAGCGAGAGGAGACCATCAAGGAGGCCCAGCAAAACATCGACGACTTTTATGACAACTATaacaacaagaaggagaagggaaTTGCCCAGACACGAAAGGAAGCTGAGGAGTTCCTGGCCAACCAGGAGGACACTGTTTCTGGCGGCACTAGCTGGGACCGTATCGCCAAGCTGGTGGATGTCAGCGGCAAGGGTACCAAGGGTGGTGCCTCTGGATCCGGCAAGGAGCGCTTCCGTGAGCTGCTCGTGAGCCTGcgcaaggacgagaaggcGCCTGGCGCCACGGGCTACTAG
- a CDS encoding CID domain-containing protein, whose product MAYNDDSVLARLSSLTETHDSIATAAQWIMFHRRHADRTVQLWLQRLKDSSSTKRLSLIYLANEVAQQSKIRHKDDFIIAFAPIIAEAVSIAYKGAPAELQAKLKRVVDVWKDRTIFESPIQAAVEARIEELDKARGTAKSSFGGSPFGGGGGAAPIPAEFAPLVTAHQTVTKLSIPLKATVASADQEYEKQTNSSTPVPSAPVYAARLNGLLKTLANAESAVAECVKAREDLISGLEKLLGANRAALEHDKTAAAQLTSRKTEIEEKKHAVEVGIMRALGPADSNGTPGEGEGSGTPPEPDRPEMEALTPPPMEPFGAPTPEALTPEGNPPAAATTAEDEAPSYQSLPISTNGSNKRRRVDDGDDFPDLGGDDGIDADVAEMLKEESKS is encoded by the exons ATGGCTTACAATGATGATTCTGTGCTGGCGCGGCTCTCATCGCTCACTGAGACCCACGACAGCATTGCCACTGCTGCCCAATGGATCATGTTTCATCG GAGACATGCAGACCGCACAGTCCAGCTCTGGTTGCAACGCCTCAAGGACTCGTCCAGCACCAAGAGGTTAAGCTTGATCTACCTCGCGAACG AGGTGGCCCAGCAGTCCAAGATCCGACATAAGGATGACTTTATCATAGCCTTTGCTCCAATCATCGCGGAAGCTGTGTCTATCGCGTACAAGGGTGCTCCCGCTGAGCTCCAAGCGAAACTCAAGCGCGTGGTGGATGTTTGGAAGGACCGGACAATTTTTGAATCGCCCATCCAGGCCGCTGTTGAGGCTCGTATCGAAG AGCTTGACAAAGCTCGCGGTACAGCCAAATCCAGTTTTGGGGGCTCTCcctttggtggtggtggtggtgcagcTCCTATTCCAGCCGAGTTTGCACCACTGGTGACTGCTCATCAGACTGTCACCAAACTGAGCATCCCCTTGAAGGCCACGGTCGCGTCAGCAGACCAGGAGTACGAGAAGCAAACCAACTCTTCAACCCCAGTTCCTTCGGCCCCTGTCTACGCTGCTCGTCTCAACGGTCTCCTCAAGACCCTTGCCAATGCTGAGAGCGCGGTTGCCGAGTGTGTGAAGGCACGAGAGGACCTTATCTCtggcttggagaagctgcttggtGCCAATCGTGCTGCATTGGAACATGACAAGACTGCCGCGGCCCAGTTGACGTCTCGAAAGACggagattgaggagaagaaacatGCGGTGGAGGTGGGCATCATGCGAGCCTTGGGTCCGGCGGACAGCAACGGCACTccaggagagggagagggttCTGGCACACCACCAGAGCCTGACAGACCGGAGATGGAAGCACTTACTCCCCCTCCTATGGAACCCTTCGGCGCGCCTACCCCTGAGGCGTTGACTCCGGAGGGTAACCCGCCTGCTGCAGCTACTACAGCTGAGGATGAAGCGCCATCCTACCAGTCGCTGCCAATCTCAACTAATGGATCCAACAAGCGGCGTCGggtcgacgatggtgacgACTTTCCGGATTTGGGAGGTGATGACGGCATTGATGCTGACGTTGCTGAAatgctcaaggaggagtcCAAGTCATGA
- a CDS encoding Hydrolase-4 domain-containing protein: protein MSTETEGTFEVGGASLYTKTWTPEGPIRAKAVLLHGFSDHIGWYNDVCRVLASNGIQVFGFDQRGWGRSVRKPSDKGNTGPTTQITADIAAFLQSKLPSEVPVFVLGHSMGGGEAITLAADPQYAELVSQVRGWILEAPFIGFAPEEVPSSIKIAAGRLMGRLLPHFQLKHVVTPENLTRRPEIGKGFRDDPLCHDTGTLECLAALLDRTAALQSGSVKLGSEVKALWLGHGDVDMACSYDAAIKYIENQDIADKVIKTYKGGYHALHLDLCQDEFAKDVVNWVLERSPDNGKIEAKL from the exons ATGTCAACCGAAACCGAGGGTACGTTTGAGGTGGGGGGTGCCAGCCTGTACACAAAGACCTGGACG CCCGAGGGACCCATCCGGGCCAAGGCCGTCTTGTTGCATGGCTTCAGTGACCACATCGGCTGGTACAACGACGTCTGCCGCGTCCTGGCATCCAACGGCATCCAAGTCTTTGGCTTCGACCAGCGCGGATGGGGTCGCAGTGTCAGGAAGCCCTCTGACAAGGGCAACACTGGCCCGACGACCCAGATCACTGCCGACATCGCCGCTTTCTTGCAGAGCAAGCTGCCCTCGGAAGTGCCGGTCTTTGTCCTCGGCCATTCCatgggcggcggcgaggccatCACGCTCGCGGCTGATCCGCAGTACGCCGAGCTGGTGAGCCAGGTGCGCGGCTGGATACTCGAGGCGCCGTTCATCGGCTTCGCACCTGAGGAGGTCCCCAGTTCGATCAAGATCGCTGCTGGACGACTGATGGGCAGACTCCTCCCGCATTTCCAGTTGAAGCATGTCGTCACACCAGAGAACCTGACGCGAAGGCCTGAGATAGGCAAGGGGTTCCGGGACGATCCGCTGTGCCACGATACGGGCACGTTGGAGTGCTTGGCGGCGCTGCTCGACCGCACCGCAGCTCTGCAGTCGGGATCCGTCAAGCTCGGCAGCGAGGTGAAGGCGCTATggcttggccatggcgacgTTGACATGGCGTGCAGCTACGATGCGGCCATCAAGTACATAGAGAACCAGGACATCGcagacaaggtcatcaagacgTACAAGGGCGGGTATCATGCGCTACACCTGGACCTGTGTCAGGATGAGTTTGCAAAGGATGTCGTCAACTGGGTCCTAGAGAGGAGCCCGGATAATGGCAAGATCGAGGCAAAGCTATAG
- a CDS encoding ZT-dimer domain-containing protein: MSPDNSSTVIHHPHAIHLQSLNVARSSSRSSNNRHASSTAFEPVTADDNETIARNPSHLTDVESQVTATGRRHPSCLDPDPYGLSRAYKTDSDLDEIKANTSRKRDGAAGRKCIPDQVGSKVKARKLQGFYKNQNAAIERMLKSVEEHRDEARQEHGDDQLKFRIAVWGSFAANIVLSAVQLYAAISSGSLSLFTTMADSIFDPLSNLTLILSARAIRRVDPRRFPAGKARLETVGNIVFCFLMIAVSLIIIAFACQELVQEKDDKKFYLPSVVAVCCAFATKFALFLYCWALKDKYSQINILWQDHRNDLLINGFGILTSVGGAKLLWWIDPMGAILLSVLISGIWLGTAFGEFLLVVGVTGSVEMQQLITYVCVTHSDAIQGIDTVRVYHSGPRLIAEVDIVMDPTQTLQESHDVAEALQFKLEDLPDIERAYVHIDYETTHKPEHKFKKDL; encoded by the coding sequence atgtctcccGACAACTCCAGCACCGTCATCCACCACCCACACGCCATTCACCTCCAGTCCCTCAATGTAGCTCGCAGCAGCTCGCGGAGCTCAAACAACCGCCATGCATCCAGTACCGCCTTTGAGCCCGTGACGGCGGACGACAACGAGACCATTGCCCGGAATCCCTCTCACTTGACAGATGTCGAAAGCCAGGTCACAGCCACTGGCCGCCGACACCCCAGCTGTCTCGACCCTGACCCGTATGGCCTCTCGCGGGCGTACAAGACGGACTCGGACCTAGACGAGATCAAAGCCAACACGTCGCGGAAGCGCGACGGCGCCGCTGGCCGCAAGTGCATCCCCGACCAGGTGGGCTCCAAAGTCAAGGCGCGCAAGCTCCAGGGCTTCTACAAGAACCAGAACGCGGCCATTGAGCGCATGCTCAAGTCTGTCGAGGAGCACCGCGACGAGGCCCGCCAGGAGCATGGCGATGATCAGCTCAAGTTCCGCATCGCCGTCTGGGGCTCCTTTGCTGCCAACATTGTCCTGTCGGCCGTCCAGCTCTACGCCGCCATCTCGTCGGGCTCCCTCTCGCTCTTCACTACCATGGCCGACTCCATATTCGACCCCCTGAGcaacctcaccctcatcCTCTCTGCCCGGGCCATTCGCCGCGTGGATCCCCGCCGCTTCCCCGCGGGCAAGGCCCGTCTCGAAACTGTGGGCAACATTGTTTTTTGCTTCCTCATGATTGCTGTCTCTCTCATTATCATTGCGTTTGCTTGTCAGGAGTTGGttcaggagaaggatgatAAGAAGTTCTACCTACCCTCTGTTGTCGCCGTCTGCTGCGCTTTCGCCACCAAGTTTGCCCTCTTCCTGTACTGCTGGGCGCTCAAGGACAAGTACAGTCAGATCAACATTCTCTGGCAGGATCACCGCAACGACCTTCTCATCAATGGCTTCGGTATCCTGACATCCGTCGGTGGTGCCAAGCTCCTCTGGTGGATTGACCCAATGGGCGCCATCCTCCTGTCGGTGCTCATCTCTGGTATCTGGCTGGGCACCGCCTTTGGCgagttcctcctcgtcgtcggcgttACGGGCTCTGTCGAGATGCAGCAGCTCATCACGTACGTGTGTGTCACTCACTCGGACGCCATCCAGGGCATCGACACGGTGCGGGTATACCACTCGGGCCCGCGTCTGATCGCCGaggtcgacattgtcatGGACCCAACTCAGACGCTGCAGGAGAGCCACGATGTGGCCGAGGCGCTGCagttcaagctcgaggatctTCCCGATATCGAGCGAGCGTACGTCCACATTGACTACGAAACGACACACAAGCCAGAGCacaagttcaagaaggatCTGTAG